Proteins encoded together in one Euzebyales bacterium window:
- the proB gene encoding glutamate 5-kinase: MERFSRPSLVVVKVGSNSLRGDDGGLDGAYVVDLVTQLAKLVGSGVRVVLVSSGAVAAGLGPLRMRTRPPDLPGLQAAASVGQGLLLHRYQAAFATHDMACGQVLLMAGDMVDRRRYLNARNTFERLLDLGAVPVVNENDTVATEELRVGDNDRLAALVASMLGADLLVLLSDVDGLYPLDPVQARDAVPLDRVDDLADLDGSVIGRSRSGVGTGGMMTKLDAVRIATLGAAHVVIANARRPDVVAEVVSGAPAGTWFPARDRPERRKLWIAFATSPQGSLVVDHGAARALTERGSSLLAVGITDVHGSFAPGAAVNVVGPDHQLIARGLVTFDAADVRDMLGRPTSDLLPEHRRAVVHRDSLVVLA, encoded by the coding sequence GTGGAGCGCTTCTCGCGACCCTCGCTCGTCGTGGTCAAGGTCGGCTCGAACAGCCTGCGGGGTGACGACGGCGGACTCGACGGCGCCTATGTCGTCGACCTCGTCACGCAACTCGCCAAGCTGGTCGGCAGCGGCGTCCGCGTCGTGCTGGTGTCCAGCGGTGCGGTCGCGGCGGGGCTCGGCCCGCTGCGGATGCGCACGCGTCCGCCCGACCTGCCCGGCCTGCAGGCCGCGGCCAGCGTGGGACAGGGCCTGCTGCTGCACCGCTACCAGGCGGCCTTCGCCACCCACGACATGGCGTGCGGGCAGGTGCTCCTGATGGCGGGTGACATGGTCGACCGCCGCCGCTACCTCAACGCGCGCAACACCTTCGAGCGCCTGCTCGACCTCGGCGCCGTGCCCGTGGTCAACGAGAACGACACCGTGGCGACAGAGGAACTGCGCGTCGGCGACAACGACCGCCTGGCTGCGCTGGTCGCCAGCATGCTGGGGGCCGATCTGCTGGTCCTGCTGTCCGACGTCGACGGCCTGTACCCCCTGGATCCGGTGCAGGCGCGCGATGCGGTGCCGCTGGACCGCGTCGACGACCTCGCCGACCTCGACGGCTCGGTCATCGGCCGCAGCAGGTCGGGTGTGGGGACCGGGGGGATGATGACCAAGCTCGACGCGGTCCGCATCGCCACCCTGGGCGCCGCCCACGTCGTGATCGCCAATGCGCGGCGCCCCGACGTCGTCGCCGAGGTCGTCTCGGGTGCCCCGGCCGGCACGTGGTTCCCGGCCCGCGACCGTCCGGAACGACGCAAGCTGTGGATCGCCTTCGCCACGTCACCGCAGGGCTCGCTGGTCGTCGACCACGGCGCGGCCCGCGCGCTCACCGAACGCGGATCGTCCCTGCTGGCGGTCGGCATCACCGATGTCCACGGCAGCTTCGCCCCGGGTGCGGCGGTCAACGTCGTCGGTCCCGACCACCAGCTGATCGCCCGTGGACTGGTCACGTTCGACGCCGCCGACGTGCGTGACATGCTGGGCCGGCCGACGAGCGACCTGCTGCCCGAGCACCGCCGTGCCGTCGTGCACCGCGACTCCCTGGTGGTGCTGGCCTGA
- a CDS encoding GNAT family N-acetyltransferase, which translates to MSASDDRYSIGPIGAGDRDAFVRATGLSFGETLDDDEIAHLIAMELDDPARSLAARDGDRIIGTTTVLDYTMSVPGADPVSCAGVTSVGVAPTHRRRGVLRSLMRRQLDDLHAAGTPWAALYASEAGIYGRFGYGVASRCQTFRLDGPWRRFTEPVVPTGVALVDVADAAPLLSDVYERMRTDVPGMMSFAEDKWRLYLEHDPPGVRSGGSARQVVTCGDRGFVVYRIRRGWGDAGPDGTVQVERCMATDSDAWRQLWSYVCGLDLVQHLEAHMRPVDDPLPWWLAERHRLVITDGTSCYIRLVDVGAALSQRGTTADTAVVLDVADTFCPWNTRRWKLAGDGGALQCTPTDEAADAALDVRELGSLSLGGISPYELARAGLIEAHRPDVLDRLAVLLVSRHPPWNPFVF; encoded by the coding sequence ATGTCCGCGTCCGACGACCGGTACTCCATCGGCCCGATCGGCGCTGGCGACCGGGACGCGTTCGTGCGCGCCACCGGGCTGTCGTTCGGCGAGACGCTCGACGACGACGAGATCGCGCACCTCATCGCGATGGAGCTCGACGATCCCGCGCGTTCGCTTGCCGCTCGCGATGGCGACCGCATCATCGGCACGACCACGGTGCTCGACTACACGATGAGCGTGCCCGGCGCCGATCCGGTGAGCTGCGCCGGCGTGACCTCCGTCGGCGTGGCTCCCACCCACCGGCGGCGGGGCGTCCTGCGGTCCCTGATGCGGCGCCAGCTCGACGACCTGCACGCCGCGGGGACACCGTGGGCGGCGTTGTACGCGTCGGAGGCCGGCATCTACGGGCGCTTCGGGTACGGCGTCGCGTCGCGGTGCCAGACGTTCCGGCTCGACGGGCCATGGCGGCGGTTCACCGAGCCCGTCGTGCCAACCGGGGTCGCGCTGGTGGACGTCGCCGACGCCGCGCCGTTGCTGAGCGACGTGTACGAACGGATGCGCACCGACGTGCCCGGCATGATGTCGTTCGCCGAGGACAAGTGGCGGCTGTACCTCGAGCACGACCCGCCCGGGGTGCGCAGCGGTGGCTCGGCGCGTCAGGTGGTGACGTGCGGCGACCGCGGGTTCGTCGTCTACCGGATCAGGCGCGGCTGGGGCGACGCGGGCCCCGATGGCACCGTGCAGGTCGAACGCTGCATGGCCACCGACAGCGACGCCTGGCGTCAGCTGTGGAGCTACGTGTGCGGCCTCGACCTGGTGCAGCACCTCGAGGCGCACATGCGTCCCGTCGACGATCCGCTGCCGTGGTGGCTGGCCGAGCGACACAGGCTGGTGATCACCGACGGCACGTCGTGCTACATCCGCCTGGTCGACGTGGGCGCCGCGCTGTCACAGCGTGGCACCACCGCGGACACGGCGGTGGTGCTGGACGTCGCCGACACGTTCTGTCCGTGGAACACGCGTAGGTGGAAGCTGGCCGGCGACGGTGGGGCGCTGCAGTGCACGCCCACCGACGAGGCCGCGGACGCGGCGCTCGACGTCCGCGAGCTGGGCAGCCTGTCGCTGGGCGGCATCTCGCCGTACGAGCTCGCCCGCGCCGGGCTGATCGAGGCGCATCGGCCCGACGTGCTCGACCGGCTCGCCGTGCTGCTGGTCTCCCGCCACCCGCCCTGGAACCCGTTCGTGTTCTGA
- the obgE gene encoding GTPase ObgE, giving the protein MFVDQVRIEVRGGRGGDGVTAFARQPFEPYGPPSGGDGGTGGSVIVIADPDVATLVDYHHRPHRAADRGRHGEGDRRRGADGDDVLLAVPVGTVVTTEDGDLLGDLARPGDRVVAARGGRGGRGNAALRTRQRRSPKFHERGEPGERRWVQLELKLVTDVALVGFPNAGKSSLIARLSAARPKIADYPFTTLTPNLGVVVGDDIDLVVADVPGLIAGASDGRGLGHQFLRHVERARVLVHVLDCASYEQRDPRDDLRTVLAELDAYDRDQHGGLHFADRPALVVLNKVDADRDTAEIVRDDLIDDGWEVIETSAVTGEGVDTLRWRLVELVAASRRVDPAPVAASDVPAPVLRPIQAPPSVRVDRVDGGWRVDASHVERWVRMSDLDNAEAVRYLQERMERAGVERALADAGAQPGDDVLIADHVFTFEPAPTPDDPMPAEDD; this is encoded by the coding sequence ATGTTCGTCGACCAGGTCCGCATCGAGGTGCGTGGTGGTCGCGGTGGCGACGGTGTCACCGCGTTCGCCCGGCAGCCGTTCGAACCGTACGGTCCTCCCAGTGGAGGCGATGGCGGTACGGGCGGCAGCGTGATTGTCATCGCCGACCCCGACGTGGCGACGCTGGTCGACTACCACCACCGACCCCATCGCGCCGCTGACCGCGGGCGGCACGGTGAGGGCGACCGCAGACGCGGGGCCGACGGTGACGACGTGCTGCTCGCGGTGCCGGTCGGGACGGTGGTCACGACCGAGGACGGCGATCTGCTGGGCGATCTCGCCAGGCCGGGTGACCGTGTCGTCGCCGCGCGCGGGGGACGTGGAGGACGCGGCAACGCAGCGCTGCGCACCCGTCAGCGCCGGTCGCCGAAGTTCCACGAGCGTGGCGAGCCCGGCGAACGGCGGTGGGTGCAGCTCGAGCTCAAACTGGTCACCGACGTGGCGCTGGTCGGGTTCCCGAATGCCGGCAAGTCGTCACTGATCGCCCGGCTGTCGGCCGCCCGGCCCAAGATCGCCGACTACCCGTTCACGACGCTGACGCCCAACCTCGGCGTGGTGGTCGGTGACGACATCGACCTCGTCGTCGCCGACGTCCCCGGCCTGATCGCCGGCGCCAGCGACGGCCGCGGGCTCGGCCACCAGTTCCTGCGACACGTCGAACGGGCTCGCGTGCTGGTGCACGTGCTCGACTGCGCGAGCTACGAGCAGCGTGACCCCCGTGACGACCTGCGCACCGTGCTGGCTGAGCTCGATGCGTACGACCGCGACCAGCACGGCGGCCTGCACTTCGCCGACCGTCCGGCGCTGGTGGTCCTGAACAAGGTCGACGCCGATCGCGATACGGCCGAGATCGTGCGTGACGACCTGATCGACGACGGCTGGGAGGTCATCGAGACCAGCGCGGTGACCGGCGAGGGGGTCGACACCCTGCGCTGGCGGCTGGTCGAGCTCGTCGCCGCCTCGCGACGCGTCGATCCCGCGCCGGTGGCCGCCAGCGACGTTCCCGCGCCGGTGCTGCGCCCGATCCAGGCGCCGCCGTCGGTGCGCGTCGACCGTGTCGACGGTGGTTGGCGGGTCGACGCGTCACATGTCGAACGGTGGGTCCGGATGAGCGACCTGGACAACGCCGAGGCGGTGCGATACTTGCAGGAGCGGATGGAGCGTGCGGGCGTCGAGCGGGCGCTCGCGGACGCCGGCGCGCAACCCGGCGACGACGTGCTCATCGCCGATCACGTGTTCACGTTCGAGCCCGCCCCCACACCCGACGATCCGATGCCGGCAGAGGACGACTGA
- the rpmA gene encoding 50S ribosomal protein L27: protein MAHKKGGGSSNNGRDSNPKMLGVKRYGGQVVTAGSIIVRQRGTRIHPGRNVGRGKDDTLFALADGTVSFRTSGSRKYAEVETV, encoded by the coding sequence ATGGCACACAAGAAGGGCGGCGGCTCCTCGAACAACGGCCGTGACTCCAATCCGAAGATGCTGGGGGTCAAGCGGTACGGCGGCCAGGTCGTGACCGCAGGGTCGATCATCGTCCGTCAGCGCGGCACCAGGATCCACCCCGGCCGCAACGTCGGGCGCGGCAAGGACGATACGCTGTTCGCGCTGGCTGATGGCACGGTGTCGTTCCGCACCTCGGGATCGCGCAAGTACGCCGAGGTCGAGACCGTCTGA
- the rplU gene encoding 50S ribosomal protein L21, producing the protein MQAVIATGGKQYRVAVGDEVEVERLTAADDGTVTLTPVMVVGDDGEVSATPDALDGASVTATVLEDTRGPKLTVFMYRNKTGYRRKTGHRQQRSRIRIDAIDV; encoded by the coding sequence ATGCAGGCTGTCATCGCGACCGGCGGTAAGCAATACCGCGTCGCCGTCGGTGACGAGGTCGAGGTCGAGCGGCTGACCGCCGCCGACGACGGCACGGTCACCCTGACGCCGGTCATGGTCGTCGGCGACGACGGCGAGGTCAGCGCCACGCCCGATGCGCTCGACGGTGCGTCGGTCACCGCGACGGTCCTCGAGGACACGCGCGGTCCCAAGCTGACCGTGTTCATGTACCGCAACAAGACCGGCTACCGGCGGAAGACGGGTCATCGTCAGCAGCGGTCGCGCATCCGCATCGACGCGATCGACGTCTAG